In Ignavibacteria bacterium, a single genomic region encodes these proteins:
- a CDS encoding polysaccharide deacetylase family protein, translating into MILKKLFLFIFLISAIRFVYPQSHKYLCVTCDDLPYNTKYFRENNTGRYITDKLLKMFKDYNITVLGSVNSGKLFLNNIPDSSEVKILEDWLNEGMVLANHTYAHKNYNNLYFSEFKNDILDGEIILKELLASRGKTLKYFRHPFLFRGDTKTKADSLQAFLDSLGFIVAPVTIDNSDYIFSWAYEKAKYERNDSLAERIGNDYVDYMRDVLKYYENQSSALFGYNIKHILLMHANLLNADYFDKVIGMYKREGYEFITIDEALQDDCYKMQDEFYKRAGISWLHRWAYTAGKRGDFFKGEPVVPDYIESFIKQ; encoded by the coding sequence ATGATATTGAAAAAGTTATTCTTATTTATATTCCTAATTTCAGCAATTAGGTTCGTTTATCCTCAATCACACAAATATTTATGTGTAACATGTGATGATTTGCCTTACAATACAAAATACTTTAGAGAAAATAACACAGGCAGATACATAACGGATAAACTCCTGAAAATGTTTAAAGATTACAATATTACAGTTCTTGGTTCAGTTAATTCAGGGAAACTATTCTTAAATAATATACCAGATTCCTCCGAAGTAAAAATTCTTGAAGATTGGCTTAATGAAGGGATGGTTCTTGCTAACCATACTTATGCGCATAAAAATTACAATAATTTATATTTCTCAGAATTCAAGAATGATATACTTGATGGAGAAATAATCCTTAAGGAACTCCTTGCATCACGAGGAAAAACATTAAAATATTTCAGACATCCGTTTTTATTCAGGGGTGATACGAAGACAAAAGCAGATTCACTACAGGCATTTCTGGACTCATTGGGATTCATAGTAGCACCTGTAACTATAGACAATTCAGACTATATCTTTTCGTGGGCATATGAAAAAGCTAAATATGAAAGAAATGATTCTTTAGCGGAAAGAATTGGTAATGATTATGTCGATTATATGAGAGATGTATTAAAATATTATGAAAATCAGTCTTCAGCACTTTTTGGATATAATATAAAGCATATTTTACTGATGCATGCGAATTTATTAAATGCAGATTATTTTGACAAGGTTATTGGAATGTATAAAAGGGAGGGTTATGAGTTTATTACAATCGATGAAGCATTACAAGATGATTGTTACAAAATGCAAGACGAGTTCTATAAAAGGGCGGGAATATCATGGCTCCACAGATGGGCTTACACAGCAGGAAAGAGGGGAGATTTCTTTAAAGGCGAGCCAGTCGTTCCTGATTATATAGAATCATTTATAAAACAATAA
- a CDS encoding aminotransferase class V-fold PLP-dependent enzyme, with translation MTIGKKYFTVGPTELSDGILDYYKEAVENNLFSVSHRSAEFEEINSHTVNSLKLLLGIPDDFYVFFLSSATECMERSLQSLVAEKSFHFINGYFAQRYFDIAKALGKYPVCAKSDFGKSFNYDSIDIPKETEMLCITHNETSTGTVFNTDKLYELKQVNPHIIIAIDAVTSIPYYKFDYSYIDLLFFSVQKGFGLPPGLGVIICRKNLIEKSKSLSGKGLNIGSYNSFVKLAANADKNQTTMTPNITAIYLLGRVCNDLYSKGLDIIREETLKKANLIYSFFDKHPNIKPFVKDEDLRSKTTIVLESNVDTDKILSKLEYNDFVVSSGYADYKNKHIRIGNFPMHKFEDVSNLLYLFKKF, from the coding sequence GTGACTATAGGAAAAAAATATTTCACTGTCGGTCCTACTGAACTCTCAGATGGAATACTGGATTACTACAAAGAAGCTGTAGAAAATAATTTGTTTTCGGTTTCTCACCGCTCTGCAGAATTCGAAGAAATAAACTCTCATACCGTAAATTCCCTTAAATTACTACTCGGAATACCGGACGACTTCTACGTTTTCTTCCTGTCATCCGCAACAGAATGTATGGAGCGCTCACTGCAAAGTCTGGTTGCCGAAAAATCATTCCATTTCATTAACGGATATTTTGCTCAAAGATATTTCGATATTGCAAAAGCGCTCGGAAAGTATCCCGTATGCGCCAAATCTGATTTCGGAAAGAGTTTTAATTATGACAGTATCGACATACCAAAAGAAACTGAAATGTTATGCATTACACATAACGAAACAAGTACAGGTACTGTATTTAATACCGATAAACTATATGAACTGAAGCAGGTTAACCCTCATATTATTATAGCAATTGACGCTGTTACTTCAATTCCTTATTACAAGTTTGATTATTCTTATATTGACCTTCTGTTTTTCTCTGTTCAAAAGGGATTCGGTCTGCCTCCCGGACTTGGCGTTATAATTTGCAGGAAAAACCTTATTGAGAAATCGAAATCTCTTTCCGGAAAAGGATTAAACATAGGCTCATATAACAGTTTCGTGAAGCTTGCCGCTAATGCTGATAAGAATCAGACTACTATGACTCCTAACATCACTGCAATCTATTTACTGGGTCGTGTATGCAATGATTTGTACTCCAAAGGTCTCGATATTATTAGAGAGGAGACCCTGAAGAAAGCAAACTTGATTTATAGTTTCTTTGATAAACATCCTAACATTAAACCGTTCGTTAAAGATGAAGACTTACGATCAAAAACAACTATAGTTCTTGAATCAAATGTTGATACGGATAAAATACTTTCTAAACTCGAGTACAACGATTTTGTTGTGAGCAGCGGTTATGCAGATTATAAAAACAAACACATCCGTATCGGTAACTTCCCTATGCACAAATTCGAAGATGTAAGCAACCTTCTTTACTTATTTAAGAAATTCTGA
- the queF gene encoding preQ(1) synthase: MKNKSVLDKKKIALLETFENSHPMRNYVIVHQTDEFTSVCPKTGQPDFGTIIISYVADRKCVELKSLKFYLQSFRNEGIFYENVTNRILDDLVYVLKPRWMEVKGIYSRRGGLFTTVVATHGKKR; this comes from the coding sequence ATGAAGAATAAATCGGTATTAGATAAGAAAAAGATTGCGTTACTGGAAACATTTGAGAACTCGCATCCGATGAGAAATTATGTGATTGTACATCAGACAGATGAGTTCACTTCGGTATGTCCAAAAACGGGTCAGCCTGATTTCGGGACGATAATTATTTCGTATGTAGCTGATAGAAAGTGTGTTGAGCTTAAATCACTGAAGTTTTACCTTCAGTCATTCAGGAATGAGGGTATATTTTATGAGAACGTTACAAACAGGATACTGGATGATTTGGTTTATGTGCTGAAGCCGAGGTGGATGGAGGTGAAAGGAATATATTCGAGACGCGGGGGACTGTTTACTACGGTGGTTGCAACGCACGGAAAAAAGAGATAA
- a CDS encoding replication-associated recombination protein A, which yields MDLFDDNPDLLNDRPLAERLRPNNLEEFFGQDHLIAKGKPIRQMIDNKSIVSMILWGPPGIGKTTLALIISKLIDAEFIQLSAVSSGVKDVREAINKAEKNQKYYNKKTILFIDEIHRFNKSQQDSLLHSVEKGLLTLIGATTENPSFEVISPLLSRCRVFTLEELGKDDFEKIIKRALNFDSVFKDFNIKIIDVNFLISMSNGDARRLLNGLEFAFRLTQAEHGVYNITNDILKDAFQTNYIKYDKNAEEHYNIISAFIKSMRGSDPDAAVYWLARMLQGGEDPKFIARRMIILASEDIGNADPYAITIAVSTFNAVDSIGMPEARIILSQCATYLACSPKSNSSYIAISRAEQDVNELPAYGVPLHLRNAPTKLMKELGYGKEYKYAHDYEGHWIKMDFLPQEIKDKIYYEPSNNGREEKFKKFLQERKRKK from the coding sequence ATGGATCTTTTCGACGATAATCCTGATTTACTTAATGATAGACCCTTAGCGGAAAGATTGCGTCCAAATAATCTCGAAGAATTCTTCGGTCAGGACCATCTTATTGCCAAAGGAAAACCTATCCGTCAGATGATAGATAACAAATCGATAGTGTCTATGATTCTCTGGGGACCACCGGGAATCGGTAAAACTACCCTCGCCTTAATCATATCAAAACTTATCGATGCTGAATTTATCCAACTGTCAGCTGTTTCATCAGGGGTTAAAGACGTGAGAGAGGCTATCAACAAAGCTGAGAAGAATCAAAAGTATTACAATAAGAAAACAATTCTCTTCATTGACGAAATACACAGGTTTAATAAATCTCAGCAGGATTCTCTTTTACACAGTGTCGAAAAAGGCTTGCTTACTCTGATTGGTGCTACAACAGAAAATCCATCTTTTGAAGTTATTTCACCTCTTCTTTCTCGTTGCCGCGTTTTTACTCTCGAAGAACTCGGAAAAGATGATTTCGAAAAGATTATTAAAAGAGCATTAAATTTTGACTCGGTCTTTAAGGACTTTAATATTAAAATCATTGATGTAAACTTCTTAATCTCAATGTCCAACGGTGATGCTCGCAGACTTCTGAACGGACTCGAATTCGCCTTTCGTCTTACACAGGCAGAGCATGGTGTTTACAATATAACTAATGATATTCTAAAAGATGCTTTTCAGACAAACTACATTAAGTACGATAAGAATGCCGAAGAGCATTATAACATAATATCCGCCTTCATTAAAAGCATGAGAGGCAGCGATCCTGATGCCGCTGTTTATTGGCTTGCGCGTATGCTTCAGGGTGGCGAAGACCCGAAGTTTATAGCAAGAAGAATGATTATTCTTGCCTCTGAAGATATTGGTAATGCCGACCCATATGCTATTACTATTGCTGTTTCAACTTTCAACGCAGTTGATAGTATTGGTATGCCTGAAGCCCGTATAATACTTTCGCAATGTGCAACGTATCTTGCTTGCTCTCCTAAAAGTAATTCTTCCTACATTGCTATTAGCAGAGCAGAACAGGATGTAAATGAACTGCCCGCTTACGGTGTTCCGCTTCATCTTCGTAATGCACCAACTAAACTCATGAAGGAACTTGGATATGGAAAAGAATATAAATATGCACATGATTACGAGGGACACTGGATTAAGATGGATTTCCTTCCGCAGGAAATTAAAGATAAAATATATTACGAACCATCAAATAATGGTCGCGAAGAAAAGTTTAAAAAGTTTTTACAGGAAAGAAAGAGAAAGAAGTGA
- the sulP gene encoding sulfate permease, whose protein sequence is MKKIYTPKLWTALKEGYTRDKFFSDLSAGVIVGIVALPLAIAFAIASGVKPEQGLYTAIIAGFLVSLLGGSRVQIAGPTGAFIVIIYGIVQKYGYDGLAIATFMAGAILVLMGIARLGTLLKFIPYPLVVGFTSGVAVIIFTSQIKDMFGLQIAELPADFISKWVVYFKEFTAINYNALLIGGISLLILIFWPRVSHKIPSPLVVIIVMTVIVQVFDIKVDTIQSRFGAVPNSLPTPHIPNITLDKIMGVFSPAVTIALLGAIESLLSASVADGMIRSRHRSNMELIAQGAANIFSPLFGGIPATGAIARTATNVKNGAKTPISGIIHSVVLLLIMLFFGKWAALIPIPALSAILIIVSYNMSEWRSFKKLLRSPKSDIIILIVTFILTVVVDLTVAIEVGVVLSALFFMRRMAEVSQVNAITKDIKDELEDKYDSDEGDIKLPEGVDIFEVHGSLFFGAVEQFTESLRPVEKKPKYLILEMKHLLLIDATGLRALEDLESTLKVQKTKFLISGLHKQPLFAMVQSGILDKIGDEHLFGSVIEALAYIEENNTKANK, encoded by the coding sequence TTGAAAAAGATATACACACCAAAGTTATGGACAGCTCTCAAGGAAGGATACACAAGAGATAAGTTTTTTTCAGATTTATCTGCGGGTGTTATTGTCGGGATAGTTGCATTACCGCTTGCAATAGCATTTGCAATAGCGTCGGGTGTAAAGCCGGAACAAGGACTCTATACAGCTATTATTGCCGGATTTTTGGTTTCACTACTTGGAGGCAGCCGAGTTCAGATAGCTGGTCCGACCGGTGCATTCATAGTAATAATATACGGCATAGTACAGAAATACGGTTATGACGGTCTTGCAATAGCAACATTTATGGCAGGAGCGATACTTGTATTAATGGGAATAGCCCGACTTGGGACACTATTAAAATTTATACCATATCCTTTAGTAGTTGGATTTACGAGCGGAGTTGCCGTTATAATATTTACATCGCAGATAAAAGATATGTTCGGATTACAGATAGCCGAGCTTCCAGCAGACTTTATTTCGAAGTGGGTAGTTTACTTCAAGGAATTCACAGCAATTAATTACAATGCACTACTTATCGGCGGCATCTCGCTTTTAATTCTTATTTTCTGGCCGAGAGTTTCTCATAAAATACCATCGCCGTTAGTTGTGATAATTGTCATGACAGTTATAGTGCAGGTATTTGACATAAAAGTGGATACAATACAGAGCAGGTTTGGAGCAGTACCTAATTCGTTACCAACACCTCATATACCGAATATAACGCTGGATAAGATAATGGGGGTGTTTTCTCCGGCGGTGACTATAGCATTACTGGGAGCGATTGAATCGCTGCTTTCAGCATCAGTAGCAGATGGTATGATACGTTCAAGGCACCGTTCTAACATGGAACTAATAGCACAGGGAGCAGCTAATATATTCTCTCCTTTATTCGGCGGGATTCCTGCAACGGGTGCGATTGCAAGAACAGCGACTAATGTTAAGAACGGAGCAAAAACACCAATATCCGGAATAATTCATTCAGTTGTTTTATTGTTAATAATGTTATTCTTTGGCAAGTGGGCGGCACTGATACCGATACCTGCATTATCTGCGATACTCATTATAGTATCATACAACATGAGTGAGTGGCGTTCATTTAAAAAACTTTTAAGAAGTCCAAAGAGTGATATAATAATTTTGATAGTAACTTTCATACTAACAGTAGTAGTTGACCTAACTGTTGCAATAGAGGTAGGAGTGGTACTTTCGGCGTTATTCTTTATGAGGAGAATGGCAGAAGTATCACAGGTGAATGCAATAACAAAAGATATAAAGGATGAATTAGAGGACAAGTATGACAGCGACGAAGGCGATATAAAGTTACCGGAGGGAGTTGATATATTTGAGGTACACGGCTCGTTATTCTTCGGAGCAGTGGAGCAGTTCACGGAATCATTGCGACCTGTGGAAAAGAAGCCTAAATATTTAATACTTGAAATGAAGCATTTACTGCTTATAGATGCGACCGGATTGAGAGCGCTTGAGGACCTTGAATCAACTTTAAAGGTTCAGAAGACAAAGTTCCTCATATCAGGTTTGCACAAGCAACCGTTATTTGCGATGGTACAATCGGGTATACTGGATAAAATAGGAGATGAGCATTTATTCGGCAGCGTAATAGAAGCTTTAGCTTATATTGAAGAGAATAATACAAAAGCAAATAAATAA
- the fumC gene encoding class II fumarate hydratase, whose product MDYRVEHDTMGEVRVPAEKYWGAQTQRSKVNFTIGAQLMPKEVIYAFAILKKAAAMANHECGVLPKEKMELIGKVCDEILNGELDDQFPLVVWQTGSGTQSNMNVNEVIANRAHVLSGGKLTDEKKVLHPNDDVNKSQSSNDTFPTAMHIAGYKMIVENTIPKATSLMRTLKEKSEKFMDVVKIGRTHLMDATPLTLGQEFSGYVSQVDHGLRAIKNSLAHLSELALGGSAVGTGLNVPKNYDVIVAKYISELAGHPFKTAENKFESLAAHDAMVESSGAIKTLAVSLMKIANDIRLLGSGPRSGIGELIIPENEPGSSIMPGKVNPTQAEAMTMVCAQVIGNDVAVTTGGIYGHFELNVFKPVMITNLLHSARLLGDACDSFNKHCAVGIEPNYSIINRHVENSLMLVTALNTHIGYEKAAKIAKKAHKENKTLRETALELGFLTSEEFDKWVVPKNMVGNL is encoded by the coding sequence ATGGACTACAGAGTAGAGCATGACACAATGGGTGAAGTAAGAGTTCCTGCGGAAAAGTACTGGGGAGCGCAGACCCAAAGGTCAAAAGTGAACTTCACAATCGGTGCACAACTAATGCCGAAGGAAGTTATTTACGCTTTCGCGATATTAAAGAAAGCAGCTGCAATGGCGAATCATGAATGCGGTGTACTTCCAAAAGAAAAGATGGAACTGATTGGGAAAGTATGCGATGAAATATTAAACGGAGAGCTTGATGACCAGTTTCCGCTTGTTGTATGGCAAACGGGTTCGGGCACGCAGTCGAACATGAATGTGAATGAAGTAATAGCAAACAGGGCACATGTTTTGAGCGGAGGAAAGCTTACGGACGAGAAGAAAGTTTTACATCCAAATGACGATGTAAACAAATCACAATCTTCGAACGATACATTTCCGACTGCGATGCACATTGCGGGATACAAGATGATAGTTGAGAACACAATTCCAAAGGCAACGAGCTTGATGAGGACGCTTAAAGAGAAGTCGGAGAAGTTTATGGACGTTGTGAAGATTGGGAGGACACATTTAATGGATGCCACACCGCTTACTTTAGGACAGGAGTTTTCAGGATATGTATCACAGGTAGACCACGGACTAAGGGCGATAAAGAATTCGCTTGCTCATTTGTCAGAGCTTGCACTGGGCGGTTCTGCGGTTGGCACGGGTTTAAACGTTCCTAAGAATTACGATGTGATAGTTGCAAAGTACATTTCAGAGCTGGCGGGTCATCCTTTCAAGACGGCGGAGAATAAGTTTGAATCGCTTGCTGCTCATGATGCGATGGTGGAATCATCGGGAGCAATAAAGACTCTTGCTGTCAGTTTGATGAAGATTGCAAACGACATCAGGCTGCTGGGTTCCGGACCGAGAAGCGGAATAGGGGAGTTAATAATTCCCGAGAATGAACCGGGTTCATCAATAATGCCGGGGAAAGTAAACCCGACACAGGCGGAGGCGATGACGATGGTATGTGCGCAGGTGATAGGCAATGACGTCGCGGTAACGACGGGGGGAATATACGGACACTTTGAGCTGAACGTGTTTAAGCCGGTGATGATAACTAACCTGCTGCATTCGGCGAGGCTGCTGGGAGATGCATGCGACTCATTCAATAAACATTGTGCAGTTGGAATCGAGCCAAACTATTCCATTATAAACAGACATGTAGAGAATTCACTTATGCTCGTGACTGCATTGAATACACACATTGGTTATGAGAAAGCGGCAAAGATTGCTAAGAAGGCACACAAAGAAAACAAGACATTGAGGGAAACTGCTCTTGAACTTGGATTTTTGACTTCCGAGGAATTTGATAAGTGGGTAGTACCGAAGAATATGGTTGGAAACCTTTAA
- a CDS encoding proline iminopeptidase-family hydrolase yields MNAQNISEVTGFCNVKGGKIWYKIIGTEKQGTPLICIHGGPGGSHDYLLTLTPLSSERPLIFYDQLGCGNSDKPSDNSLWTVERYTDELNLLVEHLKYDSVILLGQSWGTVLALEYHLLFPQKVKALILSGPPVSAELFIEGARSYLPMLPENIRNTIIEYEDKKDFTNQKYIDAMNFYYNLHLCRMNPWHPLLLETFGKMNANIYNYMWGPSEFTGTGSLMKYDRTNELNNISIPVLFTCGEYDEAAPYIVERYSKTIPDSEFVVMKDCSHSHHLENIDEYNYIVKSFINKLN; encoded by the coding sequence ATGAATGCTCAAAACATCTCCGAAGTAACCGGTTTTTGTAATGTTAAAGGCGGTAAGATTTGGTACAAAATTATCGGTACAGAAAAACAAGGTACTCCGCTTATCTGCATTCATGGCGGTCCCGGTGGCAGTCACGATTATTTGCTAACATTGACTCCACTCTCTTCTGAAAGACCCCTCATCTTTTACGACCAGCTCGGTTGCGGTAACTCTGATAAACCTTCTGATAATTCTCTTTGGACTGTTGAAAGATATACTGATGAACTGAACCTGCTTGTCGAGCATTTAAAATATGACTCGGTTATTCTTCTCGGACAGTCATGGGGTACTGTTCTAGCTCTCGAATATCATTTGTTATTTCCTCAAAAGGTTAAAGCTTTAATATTATCTGGTCCGCCTGTAAGTGCGGAATTATTCATCGAGGGGGCTCGCTCTTATCTTCCTATGTTGCCTGAAAACATTAGGAATACAATAATTGAATATGAAGATAAAAAAGACTTCACAAATCAAAAGTATATTGATGCAATGAACTTTTACTACAATCTGCATCTTTGCCGTATGAATCCTTGGCATCCTTTGTTATTAGAAACATTTGGAAAAATGAATGCAAATATTTATAACTATATGTGGGGACCAAGTGAATTTACGGGAACAGGCTCGCTAATGAAATATGACAGAACTAATGAACTTAATAATATCTCTATCCCCGTCCTTTTTACCTGTGGCGAATATGACGAAGCGGCTCCTTACATTGTCGAAAGATACAGTAAAACAATTCCTGATTCTGAGTTTGTTGTTATGAAAGATTGTTCTCATAGTCATCATCTTGAAAATATTGATGAATACAATTATATTGTTAAATCATTCATCAATAAATTAAATTGA